Proteins from one Juglans microcarpa x Juglans regia isolate MS1-56 chromosome 1S, Jm3101_v1.0, whole genome shotgun sequence genomic window:
- the LOC121247842 gene encoding UDP-glycosyltransferase 92A1-like: MHLQNQRIIMMNSQSQEHIVMQPFLAHGHLIPFLALAKQLQQRTGYTITIASTKLNIQYLRSSISAGSDSKILFAELPFCSSSHDLPPNTENTENLSLDRTIKLFYASQSLEYPLLRLLNDIIDQEGRPPLCIISDIFFGWAVDVAKSVGTVNVSFSTGGAYGTLAYVSFCLNLPHRSTDSDEFLGPGFPESVRFHRSQLHQYLRAADGTDVWSKFMQRQFSRCLESSGWLCNSVEEIEPLGLDLLMKYIRLPVWAIGPLLPPAALKSSSSSHASTSVSRQRAGKKPSLPLEKFLEWLDLQSPNSVLYISFGSQNTIGASQMMQLAIGLEGSGKSFIWVVRPPLGFDLNGEFRAEWLPEGFEERMKQSRRGLIVRNWAPQLDILSHKSTGAFLSHCGWNSALESLSQGVPIVGWPMAAEQAFNSKMLMEEMGVSVELTRGIQSVIEAKEVKRVIESAMDEHGKGEDMRKKAAGVKELIKLAVREEGEEKGSSLKAVDDFVRTALFKRLDQPCMAYRCSKISAKLG, encoded by the coding sequence atgcaccTCCAGAACCAAAGGATAATCATGATGAACTCTCAGTCTCAGGAGCATATTGTAATGCAACCATTCCTGGCACACGGACATCTCATACCATTTCTTGCACTTGCAAAGCAGCTCCAACAAAGAACTGGCTACACCATCACCATTGCCAGCACCAAGCTCAACATCCAGTACCTCCGTTCCTCCATTTCTGCCGGCTCTGATTCCAAAATCCTCTTTGCCGAACTCCCCTTCTGCAGCTCTTCCCACGACTTACCTCCCAACACCGAGAACACCGAAAACTTGTCTCTGGACAGAACGATAAAGCTCTTTTATGCGTCCCAGAGTCTCGAATATCCTCTCTTGCGCCTTCTCAATGATATCATAGACCAAGAAGGGCGACCTCCACTTTGCATAATTTCCGACATTTTCTTTGGGTGGGCTGTTGATGTTGCAAAGAGTGTTGGCACCGTGAACGTCTCGTTCAGCACCGGTGGCGCCTACGGCACCTTGGCCTACGTCTCGTTTTGTCTAAACCTCCCTCATCGTTCTACAGATTCCGATGAGTTCCTGGGACCGGGCTTCCCAGAAAGTGTTCGTTTCCATCGCTCTCAACTGCATCAATATCTGAGAGCTGCTGATGGTACAGACGTGTGGTCTAAGTTTATGCAGCGGCAGTTTTCACGTTGTCTGGAGTCTTCTGGGTGGCTCTGTAACTCAGTCGAGGAAATCGAACCCTTGGGCCTGGATCTTCTCATGAAATATATCCGACTTCCTGTTTGGGCTATTGGTCCTCTTCTTCCCCCAGCGGCTCTTAAGAGCTCGTCCTCCTCACACGCAAGTACTAGTGTTTCAAGACAACGTGCAGGGAAAAAACCAAGTCTCCCACTTGAAAAATTCCTGGAGTGGCTTGATTTGCAAAGTCCCAATTCGGTCCTCTACATTTCTTTTGGTTCTCAGAACACTATCGGTGCCTCCCAGATGATGCAATTAGCCATTGGCTTGGAGGGGAGTGGAAAATCTTTCATATGGGTCGTGAGGCCACCCCTTGGTTTCGACCTGAACGGTGAATTCAGAGCTGAGTGGTTGCCAGAGGGATTTGAAGAACGAATGAAACAAAGCAGACGAGGTTTGATTGTTCGCAACTGGGCGCCCCAGTTGGACATTCTATCACACAAATCGACGGGAGCTTTTCTGAGTCATTGCGGGTGGAACTCGGCGTTAGAAAGCTTAAGCCAGGGCGTACCGATTGTAGGGTGGCCAATGGCGGCAGAGCAAGCGTTCAATTCAAAGATGTTAATGGAGGAGATGGGTGTGAGTGTGGAGTTGACAAGAGGGATTCAAAGTGTGATTGAGGCGAAGGAGGTGAAGAGGGTCATAGAATCTGCCATGGACGAACACGGAAAAGGGGAGGATATGAGGAAGAAGGCGGCTGGGGTTAAAGAGCTGATAAAGTTAGCAGTACgagaagagggagaagagaaGGGTTCTTCTTTGAAGGCAGTGGATGACTTTGTGAGAACCGCTCTTTTCAAGAGACTAGATCAGCCATGTATGGCCTATCGGTGTTCGAAAATCTCAGCAAAATTAGGGTAG